From a region of the Babylonia areolata isolate BAREFJ2019XMU chromosome 21, ASM4173473v1, whole genome shotgun sequence genome:
- the LOC143295817 gene encoding 26S proteasome regulatory subunit 4: protein MGQKQSGGSGGQGGDKSDDKDKKRKYEPPIPTRVGKKKKKTRGPDAATKLPLVTPHTRCRLKLLKLERIKDYLLLEEEFIKNQERLKPQEEKQEEERTKVDELRGTPMSVGNLEEIIDDNHAIVSTSVGSEHYVSILSFVDKDQLEPGCSVLLNHKVHAVVGVLGDDTDPMVTVMKLEKAPQETYADIGGLDNQIQEIKESVELPLTHPEYYEEMGIKPPKGVILYGPPGTGKTLLAKAVANQTSATFLRVVGSELIQKYLGDGPKLVRELFRVAEEHAPSIVFIDEIDAVGTKRYESNSGGEREIQRTMLELLNQLDGFDSRGDVKVIMATNRIETLDPALIRPGRIDRKIEFPLPDEKTKRRIFTIHTSRMTLADDVNIDDYVMSKDDLSGADIKAICTEAGLLALRERRMKVRNEDFGKAKENVLYRKNEGTPEGLYL, encoded by the exons GACAAGAAGCGGAAGTATGAGCCTCCCATACCAACCcgggtggggaagaagaagaagaagaccagaggACCGGATGCTGCCACAAAGCTACCACTTG TGACCCCACACACGCGCTGTCGCCTGAAGCTGCTGAAGCTGGAGAGAATCAAAGACTACCTGCTGCTGGAGGAAGAGTTCATCAAGAACCAGGAGCGCTTGAAGCCAcaggaagagaagcaggag GAGGAGCGCACCAAGGTGGATGAGCTGCGCGGGACGCCCATGTCTGTGGGGAACCTGGAGGAGATCATCGACGACAACCATGCCATCGTGTCCACGTCGGTGGGCAGCGAGCACTACGTGTCCATCCTGTCCTTTGTGGACAAGGACCAGCTGGAGCCAGGCTGCTCCGTCCTCCTCAACCACAAG GTGCACGCGGTGGTGGGAGTGCTTGGGGATGACACGGACCCCATGGTGACTGTGATGAAGCTGGAGAAGGCCCCACAGGAAACCTATGCCGACATCGGAGGTCTGGACAACCAGATCCAGGAAATCAAG gagtctGTAGAGTTACCGCTAACTCACCCAGAGTACTATGAGGAGATGGGCATCAAGCCTCCCAAGGGAGTCATCCTGTACGGCCCCCCTGGCACAG gAAAGACGCTGCTGGCCAAAGCGGTGGCCAACCAGACCTCCGCCACTTTTTTGCGAGTGGTTGGCTCTGAGCTGATTCAGAAATACCTG GGGGATGGTCCCAAACTGGTGAGGGAGCTGTTCAGAGTGGCGGAGGAGCACGCCCCGTCAATCGTCTTCATCGATGAAATTGATGCTGTCGGCACCAAGAG gtATGAATCGAACAGCGGTGGGGAGCGTGAGATCCAGAGGACCATGCTGGAGCTGCTCAACCAGCTGGATGGGTTTGACTCCCGTGGAGACGTCAAG GTGATCATGGCAACAAACAGAATCGAGACCCTTGACCCTGCCCTTATTCGCCCAGGGCGCATTGATCGTAAGATTGAGTTCCCCTTGCCCGATGAGAAAACAAAGCGTCGAATCTTCACCATCCACACGTCCCGCATGACCCTGGCAGATGATGTCAACATCGATGACTATGTCATGTCGAAGGATGACCTCTCTGGAGCAGACATCAAG GCCATCTGCACAGAGGCCGGTCTGTTGGCGCTGAGAGAGCGGCGCATGAAAGTGCGCAACGAAGACTTCGGCAAGGCCAAGGAGAATGTCCTGTATCGCAAGAACGAGGGAACGCCTGAAGGACTGTACCTTTAG